The following proteins come from a genomic window of Lolium rigidum isolate FL_2022 chromosome 5, APGP_CSIRO_Lrig_0.1, whole genome shotgun sequence:
- the LOC124653621 gene encoding glutaredoxin-C15-like has translation MERVTRLSTEKAVVIFTPSNDCPMSHTVTTLFSGLGVGAAVHELNKDPRGRDMERDLARRLGRNPPVPAVFIGGKLVGSTDRVMSLHLGGKLVPMLKAAGAMWL, from the coding sequence ATGGAGAGAGTGACGAGGCTATCGACCGAAAAGGCGGTGGTGATCTTCACACCAAGCAATGATTGCCCGATGAGCCACACGGTGACGACTCTCTTCTCCGGCCTGGGAGTGGGAGCAGCGGTGCACGAGCTGAACAAGGACCCCCGTGGCCGCGACATGGAGCGCGATCTTGCCCGCCGCCTCGGCCGCAATCCGCCAGTCCCTGCCGTCTTCATCGGGGGCAAGCTCGTCGGCTCCACCGACAGGGTCATGTCGTTGCATCTCGGTGGCAAGCTCGTGCCCATGCTGAAAGCCGCCGGAGCCATGTGGCTCTGA